One Cynocephalus volans isolate mCynVol1 chromosome 5, mCynVol1.pri, whole genome shotgun sequence DNA window includes the following coding sequences:
- the MRPL18 gene encoding large ribosomal subunit protein uL18m has protein sequence MALRSRFWELLSVCRSPECGFAALSTGSTPAVKPEVGPAENEAVAPEFTNRNPRNLELLAVARKERGWGTVWPSREFWHRLRVIRTQHHVEALVEHRNGQVVVSASTREWAIKKHLYSTRNVVACESIGRVLAERCLEAGINFMVYQPTPWEAASDSMKRLQSAMTEGGVVLQEPRRIYE, from the exons ATGGCGCTTCGTTCGCGATTTTGGGAGTTGTTGTCGGTCTGCAGGAGCCCTG AGTGTGGGTTCGCAGCGCTCTCAACCGGTTCCACGCCGGCGGTGAAACCTGAAGTGGGCCCTGCGGAAAATGAAGCTGTTGCCCCAGAGTTCACCAACCGGAACCCCCGGAATCTGGAGCTGTTAGCTGTGGCCAGGAAAGAGCGGGGTTGGGGGACGGTGTGGCCCTCCCGTGAGTTCTGGCACAG GTTGCGAGTTATAAGGACTCAGCATCACGTAGAAGCGCTTGTTGAGCATCGGAATGGCCAGGTTGTGGTTTCAGCATCCACGCGTGAATGGGCTATTAAAAAGCACCTTTATAGTACCAGAAATGTGGTGGCTTGTGAGAGTATAGGACGAGTGCTGGCAGAGCGATGCTTAGAGGCAGGAATCAACTTCATGGTCTACCAGCCAACTCCTTGGGAGGCAGCCTCAGATTcg ATGAAACGACTACAGAGTGCCATGACTGAAGGTGGTGTGGTTCTACAGGAACCTCGGAGAATCTATGAATAA
- the PNLDC1 gene encoding poly(A)-specific ribonuclease PNLDC1 translates to MDVGADEFEQSLPMLQELVLGADFVGLDIEFTGLRSNLAGPQQISLFDLPSEWYLKARQSVQQFTVCQIGLSVFSCIEGESNKYVAHSCNFFLFPTTFGILDSEFSFQASSVQFLNQYGFNYNKFLKNGIPYMNEEQEKKIKRNILTGNWRVRSFPDKDQIKVVIDEVTQWLDLAEEGDWMTLPGIAGFRAFEVQLVLRQALPNIWTVLQDEGVIVRKVSTQYRWYLQNTSCDPESRWKEKILLSAKGFSVFFQMLVKAQKPLVGHNMMMDLLHLHEKFLRPLPESYDQFKQNIHNLFPVLIDTKNVTKDIWKELNFPRVSNLSEVYEVLNSDLNPTKNSGPVIIHARKCEKYVGMEYPHEAAYDAFLCGSVLLKVAHLLLQRLHSNSPIPEPCFSQYLHVLAPYVNQVNLIRAGVPKINFPGPDYPGIRPPILILSVRRWPGVSEQQVYHEFHNLCKFDVRRLTRSQFLLLTNKFKDVRNVLKEYRGHPTLQVSVYRYWRHSPNVNCLFQVCGIITTWAVLAFLLGRPSP, encoded by the exons ATGGACGTGGGTGCCGACGAGTTCGAGCAGAGCCTCCCGATGCTGCAAGAGCTCGTTCTCGGCGCCGACTTCGTGG GTCTGGATATAGAGTTCACTGGCCTTCGTTCTAACTTGGCTGGGCCCCAGCAGATCAG TCTTTTTGATTTGCCATCGGAGTGGTATCTAAAGGCCCGTCAAAGTGTTCAGCAATTTACTGTCTGTCAGATTG GATTGTCTGTGTTTTCCTGTATTGAAGGAGAGTCAAACAA GTACGTAGCCCATTCgtgtaacttctttctctttcctacaaCATTTGGAATTTTGGATTCAGAATTCTCTTTCCAGGCTTCCAGTGTCCAGTTTTTGAATCAGTATGGCTTCAACTATAACAAG TTTCTTAAAAATGGAATCCCATATATGAATGAAGAACAGGAGAAGAAAATTAAACGCAATATCCTGACGGGGAATTGGAGAGTTCGCAG TTTTCCAGATAAAGACCAAATCAAGGTGGTGATTGATGAAGTGACACAGTGGCTGGACCTGGCCGAAGAAGGCGACTGGATGACTCTCCCTGGTATCGCTG GGTTCCGGGCCTTTGAGGTCCAGTTGGTGCTAAGGCAGGCCCTCCCCAACATCTGGACAGTGCTGCAAGATGAAGGG GTGATAGTGAGGAAGGTTAGCACACAGTACCGCTGGTATCTGCAGAACACCTCTTGTGATCCAGAGAGCCGTTGGAAGGAGAAGATTCTTCTCTCCGCGAAgggtttttctgtctttttccagATGCTCGTGAAAGCCCAGAAG CCCTTAGTGGGACATAATATGATGATGGATCTGCTTCATCTCCATGAGAAGTTCCTCAGACCTCTCCCAG aaagCTACGATCAATTTAAGCAGAATATCCACAACCTATTTCCTGTTCTCATTGACACCAAGAATGTGACAAAGGATATCTGGAAG GAACTGAATTTCCCAAGGGTTTCAAATCTTTCAGAAGTATACGAAGTCCTAAACAG TGACTTAAATCCCACCAAGAATTCTGGACCAGTGATTATTCACGCaaggaaatgtgaaaaatatg TTGGGATGGAGTACCCCCACGAAGCAGCGTACGACGCCTTCCTCTGTGGGTCAG ttcttttgaAAGTGGCACACTTGCTCCTGCAGAGGTTGCACAG CAACAGCCCCATCCCTGAGCCCTGCTTTTCCCAGTACCTCCATGTGCTGGCTCCTTACGTGAACCAAGTGAATCTCATCCGAGCTGGGGTCCCTAAAATC aattttcctgGTCCTGATTATCCCGGTATCCGGCCCCCCATCCTCATCCTCAGTGTCAGGAGGTGGCCTGGGGTCAGTGAGCAGCAGGTGTACCATGAGTTTCACAACCTCTGCAAGTTTGATGTCAGGCGACTCACACGAAGCCAGTTCCTTCTGCTGACCAATAAGTTTAAGGA TGTGCGGAATGTCCTGAAGGAGTACAGGGGCCACCCGACCCTGCAGGTCTCCGTGTATCGGTACTGGAGACATTCCCCAAATGTCAACTGCTTGTTCCA AGTCTGTGGCATCATCACCACCTGGGCTGTGCTTGCATTTCTGCTCGGAAGACCCAGCCCCTGA